The DNA region TGCTCTGAACCAGCGTGATCGCCGCCGTAAGCGTCGTCTTGCCGTGATCGACGTGACCAATCGTACCCACGTTGACGTGCGGCTTGGTACGTTTGAATGTTTCCTTGGCCATGGCCTAGCTCCTTTAGTCCGGACTCTAAGGTTCTTCGTTAAGGCTGCGATCGCGTGCGATCAGGCAGCGCCTACGCGGGCTGTCAGCTCTTCCGCTACCGAGTTCGGCACCGGATCGTAATGATCGAACTGCATCGTGTACGTGGCGCGACCCTGCGTGCGCGAGCGCACGTCGGTCGCATAACCGAACATGTTCGCGAGCGGCACGTGCGCCGTGATGATCTGGGCACCGCCGCGCGACGTCTGGTTCTGGATGCGGCCGCGACGGCTGTTGAGGTCACCGATCACGTCGCCCATGTACTGGTCCGGAACCACGACCTCGACGGCCATGATCGGCTCGAGCAGCACCGGCGACGCCTTGCGCATGGCTTCCTTGAACGCCATCGACGAGCAGATCTTGAACGCCATCTCGGACGAATCGACTTCGTGGTACGAGCCGTCGTACAGCTTCACGCGGCAGTCGATCACCGGATAGCCGGCGAGCGGGCCCGCGGTCAGCGCTTCGATCAGGCCCTTCTGGACGGCCGGAACGTACTCGCGCGGAATCGTGCCGCCCTTGATCGCATCGACGAACTCGTAGCCCTTGCCGGCTTCGAGCGGAGAAAGCTCGATGGCCACTTCGGCGAACTGGCCGCGACCGCCCGACTGCTTCGCGTAGCGCAGCTTGTGGTCGACCGTCTTGCGGGGCGTCTCGCGGTATGCGACCTGCGGCTTGCCGACGTTCGCGTCGACTTTGAACTCGCGCAGCATGCGATCGACGATGATCTCGAGATGCAGCTCGCCCATTCCGGAGATGATCGTCTGGCCGGTTTCTTCGTCCTGGCGGATGCGGAATGACGGATCTTCGTGCGCAATCTTGCCGAGCGCGTCGGAGATCTTTTCGCGGTCGGCCTTGGT from Candidatus Limnocylindrales bacterium includes:
- a CDS encoding GTP-binding protein, whose translation is MAKETFKRTKPHVNVGTIGHVDHGKTTLTAAITLVQS